One bacterium DNA segment encodes these proteins:
- a CDS encoding glycosyltransferase family 2 protein, translating into MKKPPKISVIVPSLNDGFHARRHTAPLSKDPSIEVVIAEAREVGRANRAAQMNWGAARARGDLLVFLHADTKIAPVDLKTVHRRLQEQADCVGGAFRFALDASHAKAKWVEFGVLLRELAFGLPYGDQAIFVRREIFREIGGYPEAPLMEDVLLIEKMKSKGRLYLAPEKAFTSARRWERHGYVKTTLANWGTMLLWKAGFSLKTLQGLRERVFS; encoded by the coding sequence ATGAAGAAGCCTCCAAAAATCAGCGTCATCGTGCCGTCCTTGAATGACGGATTCCATGCGCGCCGCCATACGGCCCCGCTTTCCAAAGATCCTTCGATCGAAGTGGTTATTGCTGAAGCCCGAGAGGTTGGCCGCGCGAACCGGGCCGCTCAGATGAACTGGGGCGCGGCGCGGGCGAGAGGCGATCTCCTTGTCTTTCTCCATGCCGACACGAAGATAGCGCCGGTCGACTTGAAGACGGTTCACCGGAGGCTTCAGGAGCAGGCCGATTGCGTCGGTGGGGCCTTCCGGTTCGCGCTCGACGCCTCGCACGCGAAGGCGAAATGGGTCGAGTTCGGCGTCCTTCTCAGGGAACTCGCCTTCGGCCTCCCTTACGGAGACCAGGCGATCTTCGTCCGACGGGAGATTTTTCGGGAGATCGGCGGCTACCCGGAGGCGCCGCTCATGGAGGACGTCCTCCTGATCGAAAAGATGAAGTCCAAAGGGAGGCTTTATCTCGCGCCGGAAAAGGCCTTCACGAGCGCGCGCCGGTGGGAGCGGCACGGCTATGTCAAGACCACGCTCGCCAACTGGGGGACGATGCTCCTCTGGAAGGCGGGGTTCTCCCTCAAGACGCTTCAAGGGCTTCGCGAAAGGGTATTTTCATGA